Genomic DNA from Clostridium sp. BJN0013:
AGCTGCAGCATAATAAGAATTTCCATAACCTTCTATACTTAAATTTGCAAAATTTAATATAGAAGAGAGTAGTATAATTAATATTAGTGCAATATTTTCTTTTGTAAACTTTATTTTATTCACTAATTTTACTCTGTTCATTAAATTCACTCCCTTTTTATCTACATTCACAATGTAAGATTATACTATGTAAAAAATTATAACCTTTGTTTGTTGTGTAAATATCAAAAATTTATGTGAAATTTATGTGATTGCAAATAATTTAGGAAGAGCATCTATTAATATATTTCACTTTTTTTATCTCTACTCATTAATTCATATACAATATATTTAGGATCTTTTTCCTGAAATAATATTTTATAGAGAGCATCTGTTATAGGCATCTGTACTTGTAATTTTTCTTTTAATCCATAAAAGGCATTACATGCCTTTATACCCTCTACTACCATACCTATTTGTTCCACTGCTTCTTTTACAGGCATTCCTTGACCTATAAGTATACCTGCTCTTCTATTTCTACTGTGCATACTTGTACAGGTAACTATAAGATCCCCTATACCTGTAAGCCCTGTAAAGGTTTCTCTCTTTCCCCCCAATTTTTCTCCAACTCTCATTATTTCCGCAATACCCCTTGTCATAAGTGCAGCTTTAGAATTATCTCCATATCCTATTCCATCAGAAATTCCTGCAGCTAGGGCAATTATATTCTTAACTGCTCCTCCAATTTCTACTCCTATAATATCCTCATTGGTATAGACTCTAAATTTTTTTGTCATAAACACATCTTGAATTTTTTTTGCATACTCCATATGTTTTGAAGATACCACTACTGTAGTTGGTATATCCCGTGCCACTTCTTCTGC
This window encodes:
- a CDS encoding NAD(P)H-dependent glycerol-3-phosphate dehydrogenase: MCLSVSFLGGGSFGTALSVMLGKKGVKVNLWDRKSHIVEDINVKRENIQYLHGVVIPEGVKASNNVKQVIKEGDVLVLSVPSQAIREVCKNFKKFIRKDQIIVNIAKGIEEESRKRLSQVIEEELPDNKIVVLSGPSHAEEVARDIPTTVVVSSKHMEYAKKIQDVFMTKKFRVYTNEDIIGVEIGGAVKNIIALAAGISDGIGYGDNSKAALMTRGIAEIMRVGEKLGGKRETFTGLTGIGDLIVTCTSMHSRNRRAGILIGQGMPVKEAVEQIGMVVEGIKACNAFYGLKEKLQVQMPITDALYKILFQEKDPKYIVYELMSRDKKSEIY